One segment of Sphingomonas qomolangmaensis DNA contains the following:
- the hisB gene encoding imidazoleglycerol-phosphate dehydratase HisB has translation MRTAHISRNTSETAIDVAVNLDGTGVYDISTGVGFFDHMLEQLSRHSLIDIELHAKGDLHIDQHHTVEDSALALGEAVAKALGDKRGIRRYADALSPMDEALVRVAIDISGRPWLVWKTAFTQTRLGEMDTELFQHWFHSFAQTAGLTLHVETLYGENNHHIIEAAYKGLARALREAVEIDPRKADTIPSTKGTL, from the coding sequence ATGCGCACCGCCCATATTTCAAGAAACACTTCCGAAACCGCGATCGACGTCGCGGTGAACCTCGACGGCACCGGGGTGTACGACATCTCGACCGGCGTCGGCTTCTTCGATCACATGCTCGAGCAGCTCTCGCGCCACTCACTGATCGACATCGAACTCCACGCCAAGGGCGACCTGCATATCGACCAGCACCACACGGTCGAGGATTCGGCGCTGGCGCTGGGCGAGGCGGTGGCCAAGGCGCTGGGCGACAAGCGCGGCATTCGCCGCTATGCCGATGCGCTGTCGCCGATGGACGAGGCGCTGGTGCGCGTCGCGATCGATATTTCGGGCCGGCCCTGGCTGGTGTGGAAGACTGCGTTCACCCAGACGCGGCTGGGCGAGATGGATACCGAGCTGTTCCAGCACTGGTTCCACAGCTTCGCGCAGACCGCTGGGCTGACGCTGCACGTCGAGACGCTGTACGGCGAGAACAACCACCACATCATCGAGGCGGCGTATAAGGGGCTGGCGCGTGCGCTGCGCGAGGCGGTCGAGATCGACCCGCGCAAGGCCGATACGATCCCCTCGACCAAGGGTACGCTGTGA
- a CDS encoding outer membrane protein assembly factor BamD codes for MRTPKFRPIAAVALTAAALATAGCAGGNKANVDTAYIARDVGTLYSAAKTRLDRGQYKQSAALFDEVERQHPYSIWARRAQLMGAFAYYLNKDYTESIQSAQRFLQVHPGNRDAPYAYYLIALSYYEQITDVTRDQKITQQALDSLGELSRRYPNTRYAADARLKMDLVRDHLAGKEMEIGRFYGRRGQWLAASMRYRSVVDQYQMTTHTPEALMRLTESYLNLGLRDEAKKAAAVLGANYPGTEWYERAYKLANENGPVPVPPAAAAAPVETAAAPTS; via the coding sequence ATGCGTACACCCAAGTTCCGTCCGATCGCCGCGGTTGCCCTCACCGCCGCTGCCCTCGCCACCGCCGGTTGCGCGGGCGGTAACAAGGCCAATGTCGACACCGCCTATATCGCGCGCGATGTCGGCACGCTCTACAGCGCGGCCAAGACGCGGCTCGATCGCGGCCAGTACAAGCAGTCGGCGGCGTTGTTCGACGAGGTCGAGCGCCAGCATCCCTATTCGATTTGGGCACGCCGCGCGCAGCTGATGGGCGCCTTCGCTTATTATCTGAACAAGGATTACACCGAGTCGATCCAGTCGGCGCAGCGCTTCCTCCAGGTCCATCCGGGCAACCGCGACGCGCCTTATGCCTATTATCTGATCGCGCTGAGCTATTACGAGCAGATCACCGACGTCACGCGCGATCAGAAGATCACCCAGCAGGCGCTCGATTCGCTCGGCGAATTGTCGCGCCGCTATCCCAACACCCGCTACGCCGCCGATGCGCGGCTGAAGATGGACCTGGTGCGCGATCACCTGGCGGGCAAGGAAATGGAGATCGGTCGCTTCTATGGCCGGCGAGGCCAATGGCTGGCGGCGTCGATGCGCTATCGCAGCGTGGTCGACCAATATCAGATGACGACGCACACCCCCGAGGCGCTGATGCGGCTGACCGAGAGCTATCTCAACCTCGGCCTGCGCGACGAAGCCAAGAAGGCCGCGGCGGTGCTCGGCGCCAACTATCCCGGCACCGAATGGTATGAGCGCGCGTACAAGCTGGCGAACGAGAACGGCCCGGTTCCGGTACCGCCCGCTGCCGCCGCTGCGCCGGTCGAGACCGCCGCTGCGCCGACCAGCTAA
- a CDS encoding RluA family pseudouridine synthase, with protein sequence MNDTPQMLPEQSPESANVRQFIVHAEDDGIRLDRWFKRHLPDTSFNLVSRWARTGQLRVDGARATPGDRVLSGQAIRVPPADPARPVAPRATPQRVALTPEEAAFAQSLVIHMDEQALVLNKPPGLATQGGTKTHDHVDRLLDGLWYEHEGRPKLVHRLDKDTSGALLIARTARAATLFAKNFSNRSAKKIYWALVVGVPEIHDGVIELPLAKQPGSGGEKMHVDEEEGAPAKTRYRVIERAGNRAAWVELQPYTGRTHQLRVHLAAIGHPIVGDGKYGGQEAFLTGGISRKMHLHARRIRIDHPEGGKLDVTAPLPTHIAESIDMLGFDISKGDVLIDTGPPPATREEKKQKARTHAKNLRKERRGERRGRGAETK encoded by the coding sequence ATGAACGATACCCCCCAAATGCTCCCCGAGCAGAGCCCCGAATCGGCCAATGTCCGCCAGTTCATCGTCCATGCCGAGGACGACGGCATCCGCCTCGATCGCTGGTTCAAGCGGCATCTGCCCGACACCAGCTTCAACCTCGTCTCGCGCTGGGCGCGTACCGGGCAGCTGCGCGTCGATGGCGCGCGCGCGACGCCGGGCGACCGGGTGCTGTCGGGCCAGGCGATCCGCGTGCCGCCGGCCGATCCCGCGCGACCGGTAGCGCCGCGCGCGACGCCGCAGCGGGTCGCGCTGACGCCAGAGGAGGCGGCCTTCGCGCAGAGCCTGGTGATCCACATGGACGAACAGGCGCTGGTGCTCAACAAGCCGCCGGGGCTGGCGACGCAAGGCGGCACCAAGACCCATGACCATGTCGATCGGCTGCTCGACGGGCTGTGGTACGAACATGAAGGCCGGCCCAAATTGGTCCACCGGCTCGACAAGGATACCTCGGGCGCGCTGTTGATCGCACGAACGGCACGCGCCGCGACATTGTTCGCCAAGAATTTCTCGAACCGCAGCGCCAAGAAGATCTACTGGGCGCTGGTGGTGGGGGTGCCCGAAATCCATGACGGCGTGATCGAACTGCCGCTGGCCAAGCAGCCGGGATCGGGCGGCGAGAAGATGCATGTCGACGAGGAAGAGGGCGCCCCCGCCAAGACGCGCTACCGCGTGATCGAGCGCGCGGGCAATCGCGCCGCCTGGGTGGAGCTGCAGCCCTATACCGGGCGGACGCACCAGCTGCGTGTCCATCTGGCGGCGATCGGCCATCCGATCGTCGGCGACGGCAAATATGGCGGGCAGGAAGCGTTCCTGACCGGCGGCATCTCGCGCAAGATGCACCTCCACGCGCGGCGAATCCGGATCGACCATCCCGAGGGCGGCAAGCTCGACGTCACCGCCCCGCTGCCGACGCATATCGCCGAGAGCATCGACATGCTGGGCTTCGACATTTCGAAGGGCGACGTGCTGATCGACACCGGCCCGCCGCCCGCGACGCGCGAGGAAAAGAAGCAGAAGGCGCGCACCCACGCCAAGAATCTGCGCAAGGAACGCCGCGGCGAGCGGCGGGGCCGCGGGGCCGAGACCAAGTGA
- a CDS encoding YciI family protein — translation MSDAMIRPAAPMCLVLLTYVRPIEEVDAQMAAHVAFLSDAFEQGVLVIAGRRVPRTGGVLLFRGEPDAVEAVAATDPFVTSGVATFEVVAFTASMAAAGMAGVFA, via the coding sequence GTGAGCGACGCGATGATCCGCCCCGCCGCGCCGATGTGCCTGGTGCTGCTGACCTATGTGCGCCCGATCGAGGAGGTCGATGCGCAGATGGCGGCGCATGTGGCGTTTCTTTCCGATGCGTTCGAGCAGGGCGTGCTGGTGATCGCGGGGCGGCGCGTGCCCCGCACCGGCGGCGTGCTGCTGTTTCGCGGCGAGCCCGATGCGGTCGAGGCGGTGGCGGCGACCGATCCGTTCGTCACCTCGGGCGTGGCGACGTTCGAGGTGGTGGCGTTCACCGCGAGCATGGCGGCGGCGGGGATGGCGGGAGTGTTCGCGTGA
- a CDS encoding ATP12 family chaperone protein: MKRFWRDVAVQEQAGGWGISLDERPVRTPGRVPLLVPTPGLIEAIAAEWRAVETDVDPRAMPLTGLANAAVDRIAPDPAAFARALAAYGASDLICYRADAPAPLADRQRAAWDSVLDWARGRYDVHFALAIGVMPVTQPAATLDRLGDAIAARSPFELAPLSVVVTITGSLVLALALIEGAADAGAVWTAANIDEDWQAEMWGEDSLATQSRAVRSAEYAAANVFLALLKA, encoded by the coding sequence ATGAAAAGATTCTGGCGGGACGTCGCGGTTCAGGAACAAGCGGGTGGTTGGGGGATCAGCCTGGACGAACGCCCGGTGCGCACCCCCGGGCGCGTGCCCCTGCTGGTGCCCACCCCCGGGCTGATCGAGGCGATCGCCGCCGAATGGCGCGCGGTCGAAACCGATGTCGATCCACGCGCGATGCCGCTGACCGGGCTCGCCAACGCGGCGGTCGACCGGATCGCCCCCGACCCCGCCGCCTTCGCGCGCGCGCTGGCCGCCTATGGCGCAAGCGACCTGATCTGCTACCGCGCCGACGCTCCCGCCCCGCTCGCCGATCGCCAGCGCGCGGCGTGGGATTCGGTGCTCGATTGGGCGCGCGGGCGCTACGACGTGCATTTCGCGCTCGCGATCGGGGTGATGCCCGTCACCCAGCCCGCCGCCACGCTCGATCGGCTGGGCGACGCGATTGCAGCACGTTCGCCCTTCGAACTCGCGCCGCTGTCGGTCGTCGTGACGATCACCGGATCGCTGGTGCTGGCGCTCGCGCTGATCGAAGGCGCGGCCGATGCGGGCGCCGTCTGGACCGCGGCCAATATCGACGAGGATTGGCAGGCCGAAATGTGGGGCGAGGACAGCCTGGCGACGCAATCGCGCGCGGTCCGCAGCGCCGAATATGCCGCCGCCAACGTGTTCCTGGCGCTGCTGAAAGCCTGA
- the fumC gene encoding class II fumarate hydratase has translation MTQTRQETDSIGAIAVPADAYWGAQTQRSIENFPFGAQERMPLGIVHAMAMVKHAAARVNRHHGLDRQKVEAIEQAATEIVAGTHDDQFPLVIWQTGSGTQTNMNVNEVIAGRANEILTGNRGGKAPVHPNDDVNRGQSSNDSFPTALHVAAARAAYDHLFPGLDRLTASITAKAAAWDGIVKIGRTHLQDATPLTLGQEFSGYAAQLNACRNRIEEAVAHGVMKLAQGGTAVGTGLNAPKKFDQSMANELAALTGLPFVPAPNKFEALASNDALVHLSGALNTLAVALTKIANDIRLLGSGPRSGLGELDLPANEPGSSIMPGKVNPTQCEMLTMVAGQVIGNHMAVTVGGLQGHLELNVFKPLIGAAVLRSIDLLSVGMASFSQRCVEGLEANEGRIAELVDRSLMLVTALAPEIGYDASAKIAKHAHEEGLTLKAAGLALGLVDEMTFDRLVRPEDMTGK, from the coding sequence ATGACCCAGACCCGCCAAGAAACCGATTCGATCGGCGCGATCGCTGTTCCCGCCGACGCCTATTGGGGCGCGCAGACGCAGCGCTCGATCGAGAATTTCCCCTTCGGCGCGCAGGAACGGATGCCGCTCGGCATCGTCCATGCGATGGCGATGGTGAAGCACGCCGCTGCGCGGGTGAACCGCCACCACGGGCTCGACCGGCAAAAAGTTGAAGCAATCGAACAGGCTGCGACCGAGATCGTCGCGGGCACGCATGACGACCAGTTCCCGCTGGTCATCTGGCAGACCGGCAGCGGCACCCAGACCAACATGAACGTCAACGAAGTGATCGCCGGGCGCGCGAACGAGATCCTCACCGGCAATCGCGGCGGCAAGGCGCCGGTGCATCCCAATGACGACGTCAATCGCGGCCAGTCGTCGAACGACAGCTTCCCTACCGCGCTCCACGTCGCCGCCGCGCGCGCCGCCTATGACCATCTCTTCCCCGGGCTCGATCGGCTGACGGCGTCGATTACCGCCAAGGCGGCGGCGTGGGACGGCATCGTCAAGATCGGCCGCACCCATTTGCAGGATGCGACCCCGCTCACGTTGGGACAGGAATTTTCGGGCTATGCCGCGCAACTCAACGCCTGCCGCAACCGGATCGAGGAAGCCGTCGCGCATGGCGTGATGAAGCTCGCGCAGGGCGGCACCGCGGTCGGCACCGGGCTCAACGCGCCCAAGAAGTTCGACCAGTCGATGGCGAACGAACTGGCGGCGCTCACCGGGCTGCCCTTCGTCCCGGCGCCCAACAAGTTCGAGGCGCTGGCGTCGAACGACGCGCTGGTCCACCTCTCGGGCGCGCTCAACACGCTCGCGGTCGCGCTGACCAAGATCGCCAACGACATCCGCCTGCTCGGCAGCGGCCCGCGCTCGGGGCTGGGCGAGCTCGATCTGCCCGCCAACGAACCCGGCAGCTCGATCATGCCCGGCAAGGTCAACCCCACCCAGTGCGAGATGCTGACGATGGTCGCAGGCCAGGTGATCGGCAATCACATGGCGGTCACCGTCGGCGGGCTGCAGGGGCATCTCGAGCTCAACGTGTTCAAGCCGCTGATCGGCGCGGCGGTGCTGCGCTCGATCGACCTGCTGAGCGTCGGCATGGCGAGCTTCTCGCAGCGCTGCGTCGAGGGGCTCGAGGCGAATGAGGGCCGGATCGCCGAACTGGTCGACCGCTCGCTGATGCTGGTGACCGCGCTCGCGCCCGAGATCGGATACGACGCATCGGCGAAGATCGCCAAGCACGCGCACGAGGAGGGGCTGACGCTGAAGGCGGCGGGGCTGGCGCTGGGGCTGGTCGACGAAATGACCTTCGACCGGCTGGTACGGCCAGAGGATATGACGGGAAAATAA
- a CDS encoding HAD-IA family hydrolase — translation MNRLALFDCDGTLVDSQANICLAMEHCFDVHALAPPDRHAIRRIVGLSLVEAIGILLPQGEEALHRAMADDYKLCFQKLRSTGGLLPEPLFEGIVEAIDTLSAAGWVLGVATGKSDRGLNLLLAHHGLSERFVTLQTADRHPSKPHPAMAAAAIAEAGAVPETTVMIGDTSFDMEMAVAAAAHPLGVSWGYHTPEELADAGAAHVAGHARDLAPYLANRY, via the coding sequence GTGAACCGGCTGGCGCTGTTCGACTGCGACGGGACGCTGGTCGACAGCCAGGCGAATATCTGTCTGGCGATGGAGCATTGCTTCGATGTCCATGCGCTGGCGCCGCCCGATCGCCACGCGATCCGGCGGATCGTGGGGCTGAGCCTGGTCGAGGCGATCGGCATCCTGCTGCCGCAGGGCGAAGAGGCGCTCCACCGCGCGATGGCCGATGATTATAAATTGTGCTTCCAGAAGCTGCGCAGCACCGGCGGGCTGCTGCCCGAGCCGTTGTTCGAGGGGATCGTCGAGGCGATCGATACGCTGAGCGCGGCGGGCTGGGTGCTGGGCGTCGCGACGGGCAAGTCGGATCGCGGGCTGAACCTGTTGCTGGCGCATCATGGGCTGAGCGAGCGCTTCGTGACGCTGCAGACAGCCGATCGCCACCCGTCGAAGCCGCACCCGGCAATGGCCGCCGCGGCGATCGCCGAGGCAGGCGCTGTCCCTGAGACGACGGTGATGATCGGCGATACAAGCTTCGACATGGAGATGGCGGTCGCCGCGGCGGCACACCCTTTGGGGGTGAGCTGGGGCTATCACACCCCCGAGGAACTCGCCGACGCCGGTGCGGCGCATGTTGCAGGCCATGCGCGCGATCTGGCCCCGTATCTCGCGAACCGCTACTAG
- a CDS encoding pirin family protein — translation MPATLLATHRVEKPWGRHTLWPGFADPAPDGEPVGEVWFQQPGDTSPDLLIKYLFTSEKLSVQVHPNDEQAQARGLPRGKDECWLILAAEPDSTIALGTLEPMSREQLRSASLDGSIEHLLDWKKVKAGDFFYSGSNTIHAIGAGITLIEVQQNSETTYRLYDYGRPRELHLEDGVAVSDPVPYEAYASPGEVEPGREVLVEGPKFVMERWTGGDRSVTVPGGETGWLVPIRGEGSVDGVAWKAGDCVSIEGSGQLSASADADLLFAYPGTRRA, via the coding sequence ATGCCCGCCACGCTCCTTGCCACCCACCGCGTCGAAAAGCCCTGGGGCCGCCACACGCTGTGGCCGGGCTTTGCCGATCCTGCTCCTGATGGTGAGCCTGTGGGTGAAGTGTGGTTCCAGCAGCCGGGCGACACCAGCCCCGACCTGCTGATCAAATATCTGTTCACCAGCGAGAAATTGTCGGTGCAGGTCCATCCCAATGACGAGCAGGCGCAGGCGCGCGGACTGCCGCGCGGCAAGGACGAATGCTGGCTGATCCTGGCCGCCGAACCCGATTCGACGATCGCGCTGGGGACGCTCGAGCCGATGAGCCGCGAGCAGCTGCGCAGCGCATCGCTCGACGGGTCGATCGAGCATCTGCTCGACTGGAAGAAGGTGAAGGCGGGCGACTTCTTCTATTCGGGATCGAACACGATCCACGCGATCGGCGCGGGGATCACCTTGATCGAGGTGCAGCAGAATTCGGAGACGACCTATCGGCTGTACGATTATGGCCGCCCGCGCGAACTCCATCTGGAAGACGGCGTCGCGGTGAGCGACCCGGTGCCGTACGAGGCCTATGCCTCGCCCGGTGAGGTCGAACCCGGCCGCGAAGTGCTGGTCGAGGGGCCCAAATTCGTGATGGAGCGCTGGACCGGCGGCGACCGGTCGGTGACCGTCCCTGGCGGCGAGACCGGCTGGCTGGTGCCGATCCGCGGCGAAGGATCGGTCGACGGCGTCGCGTGGAAGGCGGGCGACTGCGTGTCGATCGAGGGCAGCGGGCAATTATCGGCCTCGGCCGATGCCGATCTGTTGTTTGCCTATCCCGGCACGCGGCGCGCGTGA
- a CDS encoding GNAT family N-acetyltransferase gives MTLASIEVSDAPSDGERAAILAVLNAYNDQAGPPIEQRLVAVTVRDDAGAIVGGLWGRIAYRWLFVQYLALPPMMRGQGVGSRLMRAAEDEALGSGCVGVWLDTFSFQAQGFYERLGYAPFARIDDYPPGESRIFLRKRLG, from the coding sequence GTGACGCTGGCGTCGATCGAGGTTTCGGACGCGCCGAGCGATGGTGAGCGCGCGGCAATTCTCGCCGTGCTCAATGCCTATAACGACCAGGCCGGTCCACCGATCGAGCAGCGGCTGGTCGCGGTGACCGTGCGCGACGATGCAGGCGCGATCGTCGGCGGGCTGTGGGGCCGCATCGCCTATCGCTGGCTCTTCGTCCAATATCTCGCATTGCCGCCGATGATGCGCGGGCAGGGGGTCGGCAGCCGGCTGATGCGCGCAGCTGAGGACGAAGCGCTCGGCAGCGGCTGCGTCGGCGTCTGGCTCGATACCTTCAGCTTCCAGGCGCAGGGCTTCTACGAACGGCTGGGCTATGCACCCTTCGCGCGGATCGACGACTATCCCCCCGGCGAATCGCGCATCTTTCTGCGCAAGCGACTTGGCTGA
- a CDS encoding glycine zipper 2TM domain-containing protein — protein sequence MRTPILAALIAAIAIPAMPAIAQTPQQANREYNRDIRDAQRDRNQDLRRADDRRDVNQANREYRRDVREARQERRRDVQDWRQYRNYDYNRLPRGQQRYYADRYYREGNYQQRRLGRNDRVYVGQDNRYYCRRNDGTTGLIVGGLAGGVLGNVIAPGNSGLLGTVLGAVGGGVLGRSVDRGQVTCR from the coding sequence ATGCGTACACCGATTCTAGCAGCACTGATCGCGGCGATCGCCATTCCGGCGATGCCCGCGATCGCGCAGACACCGCAGCAGGCGAACCGCGAATATAACCGCGACATCCGCGACGCCCAGCGCGACCGCAATCAGGACCTGCGCCGCGCCGACGATCGCCGCGACGTGAACCAGGCGAACCGCGAATATCGCCGCGACGTTCGCGAAGCGCGGCAGGAGCGCCGCCGCGACGTCCAGGATTGGCGCCAGTATCGCAACTACGACTATAATCGCCTGCCCCGCGGCCAGCAGCGTTATTATGCCGATCGCTATTATCGCGAGGGCAATTACCAGCAGCGCCGGCTGGGTCGCAACGACCGGGTGTATGTCGGGCAGGACAACCGCTATTATTGCCGGCGCAACGACGGCACCACCGGCCTGATCGTCGGCGGTCTGGCGGGTGGCGTGCTCGGCAACGTGATCGCGCCGGGTAATTCGGGACTGCTGGGCACCGTCTTGGGTGCCGTCGGCGGCGGCGTACTCGGTCGCTCGGTCGACCGCGGACAGGTTACCTGCCGCTAA
- the gmk gene encoding guanylate kinase, producing the protein MAHTIESDPHGFKRRGVLFVLSSPSGAGKSTIARKLLAADPDLRMSVSATTRQIRPGEVEGRDYQFVDLERFREMVADHAFLEWAHVFNHRYGTPRAQVEEILASGRDVLFDIDWQGAQQLFQIAGGDVVRVFILPPSMEELHQRLLNRATDPIEVIDARMARAAGEVSHWDGYDYVLVNDDVEKCFESVRTILAAERLKRSRQTGLIGFIRHMLKTA; encoded by the coding sequence ATGGCGCACACGATCGAATCCGACCCGCATGGCTTCAAACGGCGCGGCGTATTGTTCGTCCTGTCCTCGCCCTCGGGCGCCGGCAAGTCGACCATCGCCCGCAAATTGCTCGCTGCCGACCCCGATCTTCGGATGTCGGTATCGGCCACCACCCGGCAGATTCGCCCGGGCGAGGTCGAAGGGCGCGACTATCAGTTCGTCGATCTCGAGCGCTTCCGCGAGATGGTCGCCGACCATGCGTTCCTCGAATGGGCGCATGTCTTCAATCACCGCTACGGCACGCCGCGCGCGCAGGTCGAGGAAATCCTCGCGTCGGGCCGCGATGTGTTGTTCGACATCGATTGGCAGGGCGCGCAGCAGCTCTTCCAGATCGCCGGCGGCGATGTGGTGCGCGTGTTCATCCTGCCGCCCTCGATGGAGGAGCTGCACCAGCGGCTGCTCAACCGCGCGACCGATCCGATCGAGGTGATCGACGCGCGCATGGCGCGCGCCGCGGGCGAGGTCAGCCATTGGGACGGCTATGACTATGTACTGGTCAACGACGATGTCGAAAAATGCTTCGAAAGCGTCCGCACGATCCTGGCGGCCGAGCGGCTGAAGCGATCGCGCCAGACCGGCCTGATCGGCTTCATCCGCCATATGCTCAAGACCGCCTGA
- a CDS encoding SspB family protein translates to MTGTLPDSMIPYDEIVQEALRAVVGRVLGSVASSGGLPGDHHFYITFKTTAPGVDIPQRLIERFPDEMTIVIQHRYWDLTVDDNRFSVGLSFGQVPSMLVIPYSAITGFHDPAVNFELRFQAAEEPEGPEPHEPAENDPADAKPIEDGSNVVAVDFKRKK, encoded by the coding sequence ATGACCGGCACCCTACCAGACAGCATGATTCCCTATGACGAAATCGTGCAGGAAGCGCTCCGCGCCGTGGTCGGCCGCGTGCTCGGATCGGTCGCCTCGTCGGGCGGGTTGCCCGGCGACCATCATTTCTACATCACCTTCAAGACCACCGCGCCCGGCGTCGACATCCCGCAGCGGCTGATCGAGCGTTTTCCCGACGAGATGACGATCGTCATCCAGCATCGCTATTGGGACCTGACGGTCGACGACAACCGCTTCTCGGTCGGCCTCAGCTTCGGGCAGGTGCCCTCGATGCTCGTCATTCCCTATTCGGCGATCACCGGCTTCCACGATCCCGCGGTCAATTTCGAGTTGCGCTTCCAGGCCGCCGAAGAGCCAGAGGGTCCCGAGCCGCACGAGCCCGCCGAAAACGACCCCGCCGACGCCAAGCCGATCGAAGACGGCTCGAACGTCGTCGCAGTGGATTTCAAGCGCAAGAAGTGA
- the hisH gene encoding imidazole glycerol phosphate synthase subunit HisH encodes MSVALIDYGAGNLHSVHNALKAAGARDIAVTADPDIVRRAERIVLPGVGAFAACADGLRALPGMVEAIEERALRGGVPFLGICVGMQLMATTGEEMGVHAGLGWIEGSVRLLPDSPEVRVPHMGWNDVVPTHAHPLIEPGEAYFLHSYAFEGADVLATTQHGGPVTAAIGRDNLIGIQFHPEKSQRYGIALLERFLAWRP; translated from the coding sequence TTGAGCGTCGCCCTCATCGATTACGGCGCGGGCAATCTGCATTCGGTGCATAACGCACTGAAAGCCGCGGGCGCGCGCGACATCGCGGTTACCGCCGATCCCGATATCGTCCGGCGCGCCGAGCGGATCGTGCTGCCCGGTGTTGGCGCGTTCGCCGCCTGCGCCGATGGGTTGCGCGCGCTGCCGGGGATGGTCGAGGCGATCGAGGAGCGCGCGCTGCGCGGCGGGGTGCCGTTCCTGGGGATTTGCGTCGGCATGCAATTGATGGCGACCACCGGCGAGGAAATGGGCGTCCATGCCGGGCTTGGCTGGATCGAGGGGAGCGTGCGGCTGCTGCCCGATTCGCCCGAGGTGCGCGTGCCGCATATGGGCTGGAACGACGTGGTGCCGACGCACGCGCACCCGCTGATCGAACCCGGCGAGGCCTATTTCCTGCACAGCTATGCCTTTGAGGGTGCCGACGTCCTCGCCACCACGCAGCATGGCGGGCCGGTGACCGCGGCGATCGGACGCGACAATCTGATCGGTATCCAGTTCCACCCAGAAAAGAGCCAGCGCTACGGCATCGCGCTGCTCGAGAGGTTTCTTGCATGGCGTCCCTGA
- a CDS encoding SOUL family heme-binding protein → MMEQRTKWIGGAAVAAAAIGGVALLRKRPETPEYTLVQRDGAIEVRDYPALLVATTVQSGLRETALKQGFRTLADYIFAKSRPGNKIAMTAPVLADNGDADGWRTRFVMPSRYDRDSLPTPANDVAIETLPSRRVAAIRFNGSPNDAALAARESELRVWIDENGHKGAGMVEHAFYDAPFVPGPLRHNEVLIPIDAG, encoded by the coding sequence ATGATGGAACAGCGGACCAAATGGATCGGCGGCGCGGCCGTCGCCGCCGCAGCGATCGGCGGCGTGGCGTTGCTGCGCAAGCGCCCCGAAACCCCCGAATATACGCTCGTCCAGCGCGACGGCGCGATCGAGGTGCGCGACTATCCCGCGCTGCTGGTCGCGACCACCGTCCAGTCGGGGCTGCGCGAGACCGCGCTCAAGCAGGGCTTCAGGACGCTCGCCGACTATATCTTCGCCAAGTCGCGGCCCGGCAACAAGATCGCGATGACCGCGCCGGTGCTCGCCGACAATGGCGATGCCGATGGCTGGCGCACGCGCTTCGTGATGCCGTCGCGCTATGACCGCGACAGCCTGCCGACGCCTGCGAACGACGTCGCAATCGAAACCTTGCCCTCGCGCCGCGTCGCCGCGATCCGCTTCAATGGGTCGCCCAACGACGCAGCGCTCGCCGCACGCGAATCCGAACTGCGCGTGTGGATCGACGAGAATGGCCACAAGGGCGCCGGGATGGTCGAGCACGCCTTCTACGACGCACCCTTCGTGCCTGGCCCGCTTCGCCACAATGAAGTGCTGATCCCGATCGACGCCGGTTGA
- the crcB gene encoding fluoride efflux transporter CrcB: MSYLLVMAGGAIGAAARHLVGRATLAWFGPNYPFGTLAVNLLGGLAMGLLFGLLARIGEGSEQVRLFVGVGVLGGFTTFSAFSLDTMLMLERGELVPALGYVMLSVAGAIAALALGLSIARATA; this comes from the coding sequence ATGTCTTATCTTCTCGTCATGGCGGGCGGCGCGATCGGCGCCGCCGCGCGGCATCTGGTCGGCCGTGCCACGCTCGCCTGGTTCGGTCCGAATTATCCCTTTGGTACGCTGGCGGTGAACCTGCTCGGCGGGCTCGCGATGGGGCTGTTGTTCGGCCTGCTCGCGCGGATCGGCGAGGGTAGCGAACAGGTGCGGCTGTTCGTCGGCGTCGGGGTGCTCGGCGGGTTCACGACCTTTTCGGCATTCTCGCTCGATACGATGCTGATGCTCGAGCGCGGCGAGCTGGTGCCCGCGCTCGGCTATGTCATGCTGTCGGTCGCGGGAGCGATCGCGGCGCTGGCGCTGGGCCTCTCGATCGCGAGGGCGACGGCATGA